The segment gtgtgttttaattGACTGCATGACtgcatgtgtatctgtgtgtatatagtATGTGCTTTTTTGTGGGTTGTGCTTTGTCTCAAGGCTAGGTGTGATGTTTATGTCTTGtgttgtatgtatgtgttagtttgTTTGAAAGTAACACAAATCCTGACTGTTTTTAACCTAGAATGAGTATAGGTCATAAAGTGAATGGATGTTGGTCTCTGAGGTCTATGatttgtgtatctgtgtgtgtgtgactacaTGTTATTTTCTGTTCTATTCCCAGTGTCAAGAATAGTGTCTAGAATATGGTTGAACAAATGAAGATATTTACATTAGTCTCCTTTGAAAGAAAGTCTCGTTTGCCACTGGAAATCTCATGCACTCTGTGACCAGAAGGATGCAGACAGAAAATTCCAGCAGAAAAATATGCAGTTTGTCTGAATTTTGATGCAGTccccaggcaaaaaaaaaaaaaaaaaaaaaagcacatggcTGGCTGTAATGTACCCATGGTGACAACAATCACTATATCTCAGTCTTTGATATTTTCTACTCCCTTTATCCCCagcagaaattaagaagagaatGAGGAGGGAGAACCAGAGCAGCGTGTCTGagttcctcctcctggggctccCCATCCAGCCAGAGCATCAGAGCGTGTTCTTCGCCCTGTTCCTGGGCATGTACCTGATCACGGTGCTGGGCAACCTGCTCATCCTCCTGCTCATCAGGCTGGACTCTCGCCTCCACACCctcatgtacttcttcctcagccaCTTGGCCTTCTCTGATGTGTCTTTCTCATCTGTCACTGTCCCTAAGATGCTCGTGAACATGCAGACTCAAGATCAATCCATTCCTTATGCGGGGTGCATAGCACAgatgtatttttttctactttttgtttgTCTTGACAATTTCCTTCTTGCAGTGATGGCTTATGACCGGTACGTGGCCATTTGTCAGCCACTCCACTACACCACCATCATGAGGGGGGGATTGTGTGTCTTACTGGTGGCTGGATCCTGGTTCTTCTCTTGTGTCCATGCCTTGCTGCATACTCTCCTTCTGTCCCGACTGTCTTTCTGTGCTGACAATAACATCCCCCATTTCTTCTGTGAACCAGCTGCCCTCTTAAAGTTGGCCTGCTCAGACATCTCCCTCAATGAGTTAGTTATCTTCACTGAGGGGGGCGTGTTTGCCTTCTTGGCATTGAGTGCTATTTTGGGCTCTTATATTCACATTGGAGCCACCATCCTGAGGGTCCCGTCCATCAAGAGAATCCGCAAAGCTTTGtccacctgtggctcccaccTCTTTGTGGTGTTTTTGTACTATGGGACTGTTGCAATGATTTACTTCTTTCCTTCAACAAACAATTCCAAAGTCAAAGACACAATTGCTTCACTTATGCATACTGTGGTGACACCCATGTTAAACCCCTTtatctacagcctgaggaacagAGACATGAAATTGGCCCTGGGAATTCTATACAAGAAGGGGATTATTTTTGCCAAGTAACAGTTACCCATTAAAGGATGCTTTCAGAGACATGTTCTGAAAAATTGTGTAGGCGACTGCAGTAGATTGCAAAAAGGGCCACAATATTTTGCAGCCCTCCCTTCCAAGTGAGAGTTTATTTCCCTACCCATTGAATCTGGGCAGGACATGTGACTTATTTTGATTAATAGATTCAGTGAAAGTGAGGTTGTGAGTGTCCCAAGCCCAGGTAGATTGTGTTCCTGCCACTCTCAGAACCTTGAGATCTCCAGGTGAACCAGTCCAAGTTGAACTGTGTGAAGATGTGGGACCACATGGAGGAGAAGCAAGGTGTTCCAGCTAACAATCAATCTGTTCCCAGGTGACCTGGCAGGTGACTGCAGAGGTATGAGTGAgtcctgacagctcagttggtaaagaatccacctacaatgtgggacacctgagttcgattcctgggttaggaagatcctctggagaagggaaaggctactcactccagtattctggcccggagaattccatggactatacagtccatgggattgcaaatagctggacacaactgagcgactttcactttactgagAACAGTTGAACCTAGCCTAGACCAAAAGCACCATCCAACTGAGCACAGTTCCAGCCCAAATCGCCAGCTCATGGAAATGTCATATAAACAAGTGATTGTTGTTAAGTGACTAAGTTTTGGGATGGTTTGTTATGCAGCCAAAGCTAACTGATACTGATACTGCCCTTGTCTCTGGTACCCATCAAACTTTCCTTGATTTCAATGGTCCTTCCCCCTTTTTGGTTTCCTCTACTTGGATTGTGTTCCCTGCCTATTTTTCTAGAACCCACTgactttacaacctcatggataTTGTGACTCATGGCCTTAGCTTTAGGTATGTCTCTTGTCTTCACTATTTTTAATAACCTTTGGAATCTGGCATTACCAGCAACTTTAATTTTGTTAAGTCAACATCTTAAATTGCTGCCTTATCTATTTGAATGACTTACTGTAGTATCGACATACATGGACTTCCTTTTTCTGAGGAAAATAGTACATATTATATGTTTCCTCTCTAAGAAGGGGAGCGATTTTGGGCTATGATTAGAGATCGgaaaaatattgcatttttgTGTGTTACacctactttcagttcagttcagtccctcagtcatgtttgactctttgtgaccctatgtactgcagtacaccaggcttccctgtccatcaccagctcctggagcttatttaaattcatgtccattgagtcagtgatgccatcctaccatctcatcatctgtcatcctcttctttcctgccttcaatctttcccagcatcagggtcttttccaatgagtcaattcttcccattaggtggccaaaatattggagtttcagcttcagcatcaatccttccaataaatattcaggactgatttcctttaggatggactgattggatctctttgcagtccaagggactctcaagagtcttctccaacaccacagttcaaaagcatcaattcttcagtgctaggctttcttcacagtccaactctcacatccatacatgactactggaaaaaccatagctttgactagatggacctttgttggcaatataaggtcttgctttttaatatgatgtctgggttggtcatagattttcttccaaggaacaagcatcttttaatttatggctgcagtcaccatctgcagtgattttggaggacccaaaaataaaggctctcactgtttccattttttctctatctatttgccttgaagtgaagggaccagataccacgaccttagttttctgaatgttgagttttaagccaactttttcactctcctctttcttcttaatTTACTGACACTGAGTTGTGGTTAGGATTCTATGCTTTCGCTGCCAAAaacataggttcaatctctggctggggactaagatcccacaatctGTGGggcacagctgaaaaaaaaaaagaaaagaattttcaaatgtgATATGCTACtttctttagaataaaattcCTTACATTTAAGTTTGAATCAAGGTGTGTGGTATATTGTTTTAGATaaataaagtcataaaaataGCTAAGATGAAATTTAATAATTCATAGTGtgtaatatggagaaggcaatggcaccccactccactactcttggctggaaaatcccatagatggaggagcctggtaggctgcagtccatggggttgctgagggtcgaacacgactgagcgacttcactttcacttttcactttcatgcattggagaaggaaatggcaacccactccagtgttcttgcctggagaatcccagggacggcagagcttgGTGgactgacgtctatggggtcgcacagagtcggacacgctgaagcaacttagcagcagttagcagcagcagtgtgtaatAATTCTCATGtggaaattattaaagagattgcaataccagaccacctgacctacctcttgagaaatctgtattcaagtcaggaaacaatagttagaactggacatggaacaacagactggttccaaataggaaaaggagtacatcaaggctgtatattgtcaccctgcttatttaacttatatgcagagtacatagtgagaaatgctggactggatgaaacacaagctggaatcaagattaccaggagaaatatcaataacctcagatatgaagatgacaccactcttatgggagaaaatgaagaagaactaaagagccccttggtgaaagtgaaagaggagagtgaaaagggtgacttaaaactcagtattcagaaaactaagatcatgtcatctggtcccatcacttcatgacaaatagatggggaaacaatggaaacagtgagagactttattttggggggctccaatatcactgcagatgggactgcagccatgaaattaaaagacgcttactccttggaagaaaagctatgaccaacttagacagcatattcaaaaggagagacattactttgccaacaaaggtccttctagtcaaggccatgttttttccagtagtcatgtatggatgtgagagttggactgtaaagaaagcttagcgccaaagaattgatgcttttgaactgtggtgttggagaagactcttgagagactcttgggttgcaaggagatccaaccagtccatcctaaaggaaatcagtcctgaatgttcattggaaggactgatgctaaagctgaaactccaatattttggccacctgatgaggagaactgactcattggaaaaggtcctgatgctaggaaagattgggggcaagaggagaaggggatgacagacgatgtgATGGTATGATtgtatcaccgacttaatggacatgagtttgagtaaactccaggagctggtgatggacagggaagcctggcatgcttcagtccatggggtcgcagagttagacatgactgagtgactgaattgaactgaggttaGGATAACAGCGGGAAAAGTAGTAAAAATTCAGTAGACTGTGATTAGCTGTAAGTTAGGATCAACACGAGTTGTTGACTAATTGGAAATGAGAGGAGCATGAAAGATAGAGTCAAAGATGCCTACATTTGGATTTAACAACATGGAATTGTCATTACCTACAATGGTAATTGTAACTGTGAGCTTCCCAATGGTtcatcaggtaaagaatctgcctgcaatgtaggagacacaggagacatgggtttaatccttgggtggagaagatcccctggaggaggaaatggcaacccactccaggattcttgcctgaaaaatcccatggacagaggagctcagcaggctacagtccatggggtcacaaacagttggatatgactgagcatgaacacgATAATGACAACAGTGGTAATGAAACAaattgtgtatgcatgtgtgagaagctgaaagtgatgtctctaaacaataaaaagataataaacaaaATGCCAGACAATGTTAGTAgcgcagatggtaaagcatctgcctgcaatgcgggaaacataggttcaatccctggcttgggaagattccctggagaaggaaatggcaaaccactcctgtattcttgactggagaatcctgtggacagaggagcctggtgggctacagtccatggggtcacaaaaagtcggacatgactaagtgactaacacagacaATGTTCTAAGCACATCATGTGCTTCAACTCATTTACTCTTGTAAACTACCTTAAGAGGTGAGGGGGTTCGACTGTTACTCTTACTGAGcaattttaaagacagaaatgcTGCCACCATGGCTTATCTAAACTGGAAGTGAAGATGAAAAAACACTGGCAAACATTACACAGAGACACTCTCCATAGATAAATATTTGAGGGTTTTCAGATACTCCATAATTTTCCCTAATGACCCAGTTGGCCagacattcttattttttctttcctctctgtggGTATGCATCCTGTTTTTGCCATTTCAATGATAGCTGACtattatttgttatttcttgtattttttagcAGGCTTTCAAACTAAACCAAGTGTATCTGAATTATTTTTGCTACCATttaatggaagagaaaaacatCTGATCTTATAGCCATATCTATAGGCCCCAATGATACTAATTGTAATCCTAAAACTAATAGTTGCACTTTgttttatattctaattttttttaagttttatagattttttaaaatatagaaatatttttagccCATATCTATCCATATGATTCAGCTGGGCCCTGAGGTAgcaaagagaaggacatggcaacccactccagtgttcttgcctggagaatcccagggaccagggagcctggtgggctgccatctatggggtcgcacagagtcggacacgactgaagcgacttaacagcagcaaggTAGcaaagggccttcccaggtggtacagtggtaaagcaACTGCttgtcaatgctggagacccagaagacatgagttcgatccctggattgggaagatcccctggaataggaaatggcaacctgctccagtattcttgcctggaaaatcccacggacagaggagtctggtcaCCTGCAGtctctagggtcacaaagagtgggacatgactgagccaccgagaacacacatacacacaaggtaGCAAAAATTAGCTACTGTCACTAAGAGGTCCTAGACTCCCCAAAAGACAGAAAGGATTTCAAGAAAAGGATGTGAGAAAATTTTAGACAATATTTCCCTATAGAGCCTTACAGAACTTGTTTCTTGATTTGATTAAGTACATCCAAGATGCTTTTCCTTCAGAATCATAAAGAGTCAGTTCATACCTACAAGTTACCATAGCAAGACATTTGTGTCTCCTCAATGTATCGCCCAAGAATTATTTCTATGTTATCAAATGACCTTATTGTCattactgtattaaaaaaaagaatttaccttTAGGGATATTCATGCCTTTCTTCTCAAGTATTCAAAATAAATTCTCAGTTCctcatattttattaatagcCCTGTGTGGTAACTGACCATGAGGGCACTAAGATACTAGTTCTGGCCATTGTATGGTGTTGTGTGCAGAATATATATGTTTAGGGACCAAGGTGTGGAAGTAGGTTTGGGCTGTCTACCATCACCCTGGTGGCCACTGACAGGAGGCATAAACATACAAACACTTTATTCTCACTcttaaaggtctttttttttttaatgtaagaaacAGACATTTTGTAAAACAGGTTCCATACAAATAATATAGCTAGCAGTCATAAGTAAGAATTCAGCCAAGAGCTTCCATTAAGTGCAGCCCAGTATATCCCAGGGCATCTGACTTAGTCTACTCTGTACCAATCCTTATCTttcagggaaattatatattggcatTGTCCATAAGGTACACAGGCCAGTTTCCTGGTATTACTAGACTGATTAtccttagtatgatttaattgttcaCTGCATAGAAGAGGCTTTAAGCTtaaattaccatagcctggtgtttacataaatccatcccataattgtgggagatttTATTCCTTGGCTGAAACTTTGCTTGttgctctgattgagcttgagtaatagaagaaaatatttttatggccAGGGTCAGAGCAGGCATTATTAATTGGCCACAT is part of the Bos indicus isolate NIAB-ARS_2022 breed Sahiwal x Tharparkar chromosome 11, NIAB-ARS_B.indTharparkar_mat_pri_1.0, whole genome shotgun sequence genome and harbors:
- the LOC109565622 gene encoding olfactory receptor 1J4-like; this encodes MRRENQSSVSEFLLLGLPIQPEHQSVFFALFLGMYLITVLGNLLILLLIRLDSRLHTLMYFFLSHLAFSDVSFSSVTVPKMLVNMQTQDQSIPYAGCIAQMYFFLLFVCLDNFLLAVMAYDRYVAICQPLHYTTIMRGGLCVLLVAGSWFFSCVHALLHTLLLSRLSFCADNNIPHFFCEPAALLKLACSDISLNELVIFTEGGVFAFLALSAILGSYIHIGATILRVPSIKRIRKALSTCGSHLFVVFLYYGTVAMIYFFPSTNNSKVKDTIASLMHTVVTPMLNPFIYSLRNRDMKLALGILYKKGIIFAK